In Asterias rubens chromosome 2, eAstRub1.3, whole genome shotgun sequence, the sequence TTCGATCGTTGTTATCTTCTGGATCATCGCCATGGTGTTTTCTTACAGATTTTTTAATAAACCCCGCCCAAAGAAAGTACCAGAAGAAGGATTCAGTGGCAAAGACATCATCAAGACGGCTCTCCTCAAGGAACTACCCTTTTCTTACGTCTCGTGGCTTCTGTATTCCATCGTCCTCGTGGTGAAAATCAACCGAATGTTCTTTTCTTTTGCGGAGAAGCTAACATCCCAGGATGAGACTCTACTATCCAACACCTCTCTGAAGATAATTCTATCTCTAGCCGGAGTCATCTTTGCTTTGCTTGCGTACGCTCATCACGATGAAGCGCACAACACAAAATATAAGCTGTTGATCGAGAAACTTGGAACTGCCGTTAGTATAGACCTTCTGGACTGCATTATGTTACTGGACATTCTATTTGTGGTTGACAACGGCATCCAGTTAACATTCAGGTTTGATCATGTCGTACGAGCATTTTCCTCAATCTGTATCCTATTGCCGGTCTTCCCTC encodes:
- the LOC117306968 gene encoding uncharacterized protein LOC117306968, giving the protein MGCRYTFTGCMSVLAKVLCIAVLVLQSALLDYIIIKLDTKASTAGRYVWIALDSIVVIFWIIAMVFSYRFFNKPRPKKVPEEGFSGKDIIKTALLKELPFSYVSWLLYSIVLVVKINRMFFSFAEKLTSQDETLLSNTSLKIILSLAGVIFALLAYAHHDEAHNTKYKLLIEKLGTAVSIDLLDCIMLLDILFVVDNGIQLTFRFDHVVRAFSSICILLPVFPLLALRVMSATATAKNDKIFSLVMVLNNILYIVLVNIPLLGIRLFLWFHHDVDVTTFLTKNVMAIFKGLLDIYKELIEWRRSTSPQEIVQMEPVGV